In Hymenobacter volaticus, the genomic window CTTCGAGGCCGTCCGGCGCCTCCGTCATTTTGATTTCGGGAACTCTATTATCCATGAGTGAAAGTCAGATTAAAGGAGCATAAACCTCTCTTTGCCAACACCAGCCAGCCAATAAAGGTTTGCTTGTTTACGCCTCGTTCCAGCGTAAAATGCCTTTTTTGATGACGTAGCCGAAGCCAGCCAATAGCAGTGCTAGGAACACCACCATTTCAATGAAGCCGTCGGTACCTAAGGCCCGGAAGTTCACCGCCCAAGGGTACATAAAGATGACTTCCACGTCGAAAAGTACGAATAGGATGGCCGTGAGGAAGTACTTCACCGAAATCGGGGTGCGGGCATTGCCCACCGACTCGATACCGCACTCAAAGGCTTCATCCTTCACCACGCTCTTGCGGCGCGGACCTAGTAGATGAGAAGTTATCATGGCAAAGGCCACGAAAGCAACCGCTAGCCCAAACTGCACGATGATGGGCAGAAAGTCCTGCGGCTGATAATTGGTAGTTACAGCGAGAAGCA contains:
- a CDS encoding NADH-quinone oxidoreductase subunit A; this translates as MLLAVTTNYQPQDFLPIIVQFGLAVAFVAFAMITSHLLGPRRKSVVKDEAFECGIESVGNARTPISVKYFLTAILFVLFDVEVIFMYPWAVNFRALGTDGFIEMVVFLALLLAGFGYVIKKGILRWNEA